The following are encoded together in the Monodelphis domestica isolate mMonDom1 chromosome 5, mMonDom1.pri, whole genome shotgun sequence genome:
- the LOC103099970 gene encoding LOW QUALITY PROTEIN: nuclear pore glycoprotein p62-like (The sequence of the model RefSeq protein was modified relative to this genomic sequence to represent the inferred CDS: deleted 1 base in 1 codon), which produces MTSTSMSGFALNLKPPTTLGTGIIPSTSATLPSATTTPRPTMDQEIPPSSVMTYAQLESLINKWSLELEDQEKHFLHQATQVNAWDQTLIENGEKITSLHREVEKVKLDQKRLDQELDFILSQQKELEDLLAPLEEAVKEQSGTIYLQHADEEREKTYKLAETIDAQLKCMAQDLKDIIEHLNVSGGSPDTSDPLQQICKILNAHMDSLQWIDQNSALLQRKVEEVSKVCESRRKEQEPSYRTVFD; this is translated from the exons ATGACTTCAACTTCCATGTCAGGCTTTGCTTTGAATCTGAAGCCACCAACAACACTGGGCACTGGCATCATCCCTTCTACTAGTGCTACTCTGCCCTCTGCTACCACAACTCCAAGGCCCACAATGGATCAGGAGATTCCCCCAAGCTCTGTGATGACTTATGCTCAGCTGGAAAGTTTGATCAATAAATGGAGTCTGGAATTGGAGGACCAGGAGAAACACTTCCTTCATCAGGCCACCCAGGTGAATGCTTGGGACCAGACATTAATTGAGAATGGTGAGAAGATTACATCTCTACATAGAGAAGTAGAGAAAGTGAAGCTGGACCAGAAGAGGCTGGATCAAGAACTGGACTTCATCCTGTCCCAGCAGAAGGAGCTGGAAGACTTACTGGCCCCTCTGGAGGAGGCTGTGAAGGAGCAGAGTGGGACCATCTATTTGCAGCATGCCGATGAGGAGCGGGAAAAAACTTATAAACTCGCAGAGACTATTGATGCTCAGCTGAAGTGCATGGCCCAGGACCTGAAGGACATCATTGAACACCTGAATGTGTCTGGAGGGTCTCCTGACACCAGTGACCCACTACAGCAGATCTGTAAGATTTTGAATGCACATATGGACTCGCTTCAGTGGATTGATCAAAATTCAGCCTTGTTGCAGCGGAAAGTAGAAGAGGTATCGAAGGTTTGTGAGAGTCGACGCAAGGAACAG GAACCCAGCTACCGGACCGTCTTTGACTAA
- the RLIG1 gene encoding uncharacterized protein C12orf29 homolog, protein MRRLGSVQRKVPCVFVTEVKDEPSVKREHQPFKVLATETINHKALDADIYNAIPTEKVDGTCCYVTTYKGQPYLWARLDRKPNKQAEKRFKRFLYSKENSKEFIWNVEEDFKSVPECWIPAKEIEQLNGNPVPDENGHIPGWVPVEKNNKQYCWHSSVVNYEFELALVLNHHADDSGLLEISAVPLSDLLEQTLELIGTNINGNPYGLGSKKHPVHLLVPHGAFQIKNQPALKHHDLLSWFEGCREGRIEGIVWHCNDGCLIKVHRHHLGLRWPIPDTYMNSQPVIINMNRTRYDCAFDSKCLFNHFSKLDNQKFGRLKDIKLDV, encoded by the exons cCATTTAAAGTTTTGGCTACAGAAACTATAAATCACAAAGCATTAGATGCAGATATATACAATGCAATTCCCACTGAAAAAGTAGATGGAACATGTTGTTATGTCACTACCTACAAAG GTCAGCCATACCTTTGGGCCCGATTAGACAGAAAACCAAATAAGCAAGCAGAAAAAAGGTTTAAAAGATTTCTGTATTCAAAGGAAAATTCAAAAG agtTTATTTGGAATGTTGAAGAGGACTTCAAATCTGTTCCAGAGTGCTGGATTCCAGCAAAGGAAATAGAACAGTTAAATGGAAATCCAGTGCCTGATGAAAATGGGCATATACCTG GTTGGGTGCcagtggaaaaaaataacaaacagtattgCTGGCATTCCTCTGTGGTCAATTATGAGTTTGAACTTGCCCTAGTATTGAATCACCATGCTGATGACTCTGGACTTTTGGAAATCAGTGCAGTGCCATTGTCAGATCTCTTGGAACAAACACTGGAGCTTATAGGAACAAACATTAATGGAAATCCTTACG GATTAGGAAGCAAAAAGCATCCAGTACATCTTCTTGTGCCACATGGagcatttcaaataaaaaatcagCCTGCACTGAAGCATCATGACCTGCTGTCTTGGTTTGAGGGTTGTAGAGAAGGAAGAATCGAAGGGATAGTCTGGCACTGCAACGATGGCTGTTTAATCAAG gttCATCGTCATCATCTTGGTTTACGGTGGCCCATTCCAGATACTTACATGAATTCACAACCAGTTATTATCAATATGAACAGAACCAGATATGACTGTGCTTTTGATTCCAAGtgtttgtttaatcatttttcaaagTTAGATAATCAAAAATTTGGCAGACTCAAAGATATAAAACTAGATGTATGA